From one Kineococcus endophyticus genomic stretch:
- a CDS encoding WXG100 family type VII secretion target, producing the protein MRYAVVTEDLMSLAEVVRADASRVTSATPAVRAAAAAVDGWAVGRASTAARALFDTLAQAAAEAEAGLVRLAEQVATAAGKYDDAESYLVRPR; encoded by the coding sequence GTGCGCTACGCAGTGGTGACCGAGGACCTGATGTCGTTGGCCGAGGTGGTCCGTGCGGACGCCTCCCGGGTGACGTCAGCGACCCCTGCTGTGCGAGCCGCCGCTGCGGCCGTCGACGGGTGGGCGGTCGGCCGGGCGAGCACGGCGGCCAGAGCACTGTTCGACACGCTGGCACAGGCAGCGGCCGAGGCCGAGGCGGGTCTCGTGCGCCTCGCCGAGCAGGTCGCAACCGCGGCCGGGAAGTACGACGACGCGGAGAGCTACCTCGTCCGACCTCGGTGA
- a CDS encoding LLM class flavin-dependent oxidoreductase, with translation MGRADGRRLELGFLTFVADEGSGGAGQALRDGLDLVRHAEDLGYDSAWVRVRHHEPYLSSPMTFFAAASQVTRRISLGTGVIPMRYEDPLRLAEDAATVDLLSGGRLELGLSNGIAPLAAALDVVHGSSSRGFAGEAQHRIDVLRRAIAGEPVAQAAAQYMGIPAGGDLTVTPHAPGLVDRLWYGAGSEGTAVRTGQQGFDLQVSTLNTEETGEPFDVVQARQIRSYRKAFADAGHAGRRNPRTSAGRIVLPFLSPRDADDHRAFLEGYSSGMTSDGRPIGESPFPVRYSTALSGDPDAIVEALQADEVLEETDGLVIVLPAEGSLEVHRRVLSAVADHVAPHLGWTPAG, from the coding sequence ATGGGACGGGCAGACGGACGGCGGCTCGAGCTGGGCTTCCTCACCTTCGTCGCGGACGAAGGCTCGGGGGGCGCGGGGCAGGCTCTGCGCGATGGTCTCGACCTCGTCCGGCACGCCGAGGACCTGGGGTACGACTCGGCCTGGGTGCGGGTGCGCCACCACGAGCCCTACCTGTCCTCGCCCATGACCTTCTTCGCCGCCGCGTCGCAGGTGACGCGGCGCATCTCCCTGGGGACGGGCGTCATCCCCATGCGGTACGAGGACCCGCTGCGGCTGGCGGAGGACGCGGCGACGGTCGACCTGCTGTCCGGGGGCCGGCTCGAGCTGGGCCTCAGCAACGGCATCGCGCCCCTCGCCGCCGCGCTGGACGTGGTGCACGGGAGTTCGTCCCGGGGTTTCGCCGGCGAGGCCCAGCACCGCATCGACGTCCTGCGGCGGGCCATCGCCGGTGAACCGGTCGCGCAAGCTGCCGCGCAGTACATGGGCATCCCCGCCGGCGGGGACCTCACCGTGACACCGCACGCTCCCGGCCTCGTCGACCGGCTCTGGTACGGCGCGGGCAGTGAAGGGACCGCCGTGCGCACCGGGCAGCAGGGTTTCGACCTGCAGGTGTCGACCCTCAACACCGAGGAGACCGGAGAACCCTTCGACGTCGTCCAGGCGCGTCAGATCCGCAGCTACCGCAAGGCGTTCGCCGATGCGGGCCACGCCGGACGACGCAACCCCCGCACCTCGGCGGGTCGCATCGTGCTGCCGTTCCTGTCGCCGCGGGACGCCGACGACCACCGCGCGTTCCTCGAGGGCTACTCGTCGGGCATGACGAGTGACGGCCGCCCCATTGGGGAGTCGCCCTTCCCCGTGCGGTACAGCACGGCCCTCAGCGGGGACCCCGACGCCATCGTCGAAGCACTGCAGGCGGACGAGGTGCTCGAGGAGACGGACGGGCTCGTCATCGTCCTGCCCGCGGAGGGTTCGCTGGAAGTCCACCGGCGGGTGCTGTCCGCCGTGGCCGACCACGTGGCACCGCACCTCGGATGGACTCCCGCCGGCTGA
- a CDS encoding ADP-ribosylglycohydrolase family protein → MSTGVPSPARSPLRVRRVRGLLHGLAVGEAVASGAPVAGVLQHGVATQLACFTAAAGIRTALLAGQGRPADPRADLLDAYRRWAQVRQGGRLPAPRTAWLDEVPLLGHAAGDPRDTVRALVAGGVGTRRDPVTTADGWHALARAFPLAAHVEADPQRAVTAAVDSVALTHGPRAFAPTAVAVLLAAAAVQSGDPVEAVAAGLRDAVLLGVDFSAVALVDDAVRAAREAPASSVVLRGGAPGDSAAAALWGGTYCVLSHPGSVDAALDLARAAACPDGVAAVTGALLGAALGADALPQSVLVRIDLAYVVDRLARDLAAVDGLGSDGTSDGDWNARYGLG, encoded by the coding sequence GTGAGCACCGGTGTCCCGAGCCCCGCGCGCAGCCCTCTGCGCGTCCGTCGCGTCCGGGGCCTCCTGCACGGGCTGGCCGTCGGGGAGGCCGTCGCCTCCGGTGCGCCCGTCGCCGGCGTCCTGCAGCACGGGGTCGCCACCCAGCTCGCGTGCTTCACCGCGGCGGCGGGCATCCGGACCGCGCTGCTCGCCGGTCAGGGGCGTCCGGCCGACCCGCGAGCCGATCTGCTCGACGCCTACCGCCGGTGGGCCCAGGTCCGGCAGGGCGGGCGGCTGCCGGCTCCCCGCACGGCCTGGCTCGACGAGGTGCCGCTGCTGGGTCACGCAGCGGGCGACCCCCGGGACACCGTCCGCGCGCTCGTCGCCGGGGGCGTCGGCACCCGCAGGGACCCGGTGACGACGGCCGACGGCTGGCACGCGCTGGCCCGCGCGTTCCCGCTCGCCGCCCACGTCGAGGCGGACCCTCAGCGCGCCGTCACCGCCGCGGTCGACTCCGTCGCCCTGACGCACGGACCACGGGCCTTCGCCCCGACCGCGGTGGCGGTCCTCCTCGCTGCGGCTGCGGTCCAGAGCGGTGATCCCGTCGAGGCGGTCGCCGCCGGGCTGCGCGACGCCGTGCTGCTGGGCGTGGACTTCTCCGCCGTCGCCCTCGTCGACGACGCCGTCCGGGCTGCCCGTGAGGCGCCGGCGTCCAGCGTCGTCCTGCGCGGCGGCGCCCCAGGCGACAGCGCCGCCGCCGCGCTCTGGGGCGGGACGTACTGCGTGCTGAGTCACCCCGGGTCCGTCGACGCCGCGCTCGACCTGGCCCGCGCCGCGGCGTGCCCCGACGGTGTGGCGGCGGTGACCGGAGCCCTCCTCGGTGCGGCTCTCGGGGCGGACGCCCTGCCGCAGTCGGTGCTGGTCCGCATCGACCTGGCGTACGTCGTGGACCGGCTGGCCCGGGACCTCGCGGCTGTCGACGGGCTGGGGAGCGACGGGACGTCGGACGGCGACTGGAACGCGCGCTACGGCCTCGGCTGA
- a CDS encoding M81 family metallopeptidase — MSDPRTQEAAVAQRLRIAIGGIALEASTFCPHRTTLEEFSVVRGEKLLARYAWVREDWAADVEWLPVVHAYATPGGPAVPEAYDALEAELLAGLDETLDGVFLDLHGALSVVGREDVEGALARRVRDRVGGRTLVSASMDLHGNVSRELAEAVDLITCYRMAPHEDEWESRERAARNLVLRLRDGGRPLKAWVQVPVLLPGERTSTRDEPARSIYARVPEVEALDGVLDAAVWVGYVWADEPRCRAAVVVTGDDPEVLRTEAERLARSYWDARGAFELVAPAGTFEEVLDVAVDSAARPFLLSDSGDNPTAGGAGDSTVTLHALLADDRLAARVLDVVLSNVTDPVAARACADAGVGAEVVLDLGGHVDTTAPPVPFRGTVTSVDHSVGVRAVVRSGPVSVVVTERRAPLHREAEFQALGLDLRAADVVVVKIGYLEPDLFDLAADWRLALTPGGVDQDLLRLGHRSLGGPVFPFDPDPPTPDLTPVLIP; from the coding sequence TTGAGCGACCCCAGGACCCAGGAGGCGGCCGTGGCGCAGCGGTTGCGCATCGCAATCGGCGGGATCGCCCTCGAGGCGAGCACGTTCTGCCCGCACCGGACGACGCTGGAGGAGTTCAGCGTCGTGCGCGGGGAGAAGCTCCTCGCCCGCTACGCGTGGGTGCGGGAAGACTGGGCGGCGGACGTCGAGTGGCTCCCCGTCGTGCACGCCTACGCCACCCCCGGAGGGCCGGCAGTGCCGGAGGCCTACGACGCGCTCGAGGCGGAACTCCTAGCGGGCCTGGACGAGACGCTCGACGGGGTGTTCCTCGACCTGCACGGAGCGCTGTCGGTCGTGGGGCGGGAGGACGTCGAGGGTGCGCTGGCGCGCCGGGTCCGGGACCGCGTCGGGGGGCGCACCCTCGTCTCCGCGTCGATGGACCTGCACGGCAACGTCTCCCGCGAGCTGGCCGAGGCGGTCGACCTCATCACCTGCTACCGCATGGCCCCGCACGAGGACGAGTGGGAGTCGCGGGAACGCGCCGCCCGCAACCTCGTGCTCCGGCTGCGCGACGGCGGCCGACCGCTGAAGGCGTGGGTGCAGGTGCCCGTGCTGCTCCCGGGGGAGCGCACCAGCACCCGCGACGAACCGGCCCGCAGCATCTACGCGCGGGTCCCGGAGGTCGAGGCGCTCGACGGTGTGCTCGACGCGGCGGTGTGGGTGGGGTACGTGTGGGCCGACGAGCCCCGCTGCCGCGCCGCGGTCGTCGTGACCGGTGACGACCCGGAGGTCCTGAGGACGGAGGCGGAACGGCTGGCGCGCAGCTACTGGGACGCGCGTGGCGCTTTCGAGCTCGTGGCGCCCGCGGGCACCTTCGAGGAAGTGCTCGACGTCGCGGTCGACTCCGCGGCCCGGCCGTTCCTCCTCAGCGACTCCGGGGACAACCCCACCGCAGGTGGAGCCGGCGACTCGACGGTCACCCTGCACGCGCTCCTCGCCGACGACCGGCTCGCCGCCCGCGTCCTCGACGTGGTGCTGTCGAACGTCACCGACCCCGTCGCCGCCCGCGCCTGTGCGGACGCGGGGGTGGGCGCGGAGGTGGTGCTCGACCTCGGCGGCCACGTCGACACCACCGCGCCCCCCGTCCCGTTCCGCGGGACCGTGACATCGGTCGACCACTCGGTCGGCGTCCGCGCCGTCGTCCGGTCGGGCCCGGTGTCCGTCGTCGTCACCGAACGCCGGGCGCCGCTGCACCGCGAGGCGGAGTTCCAGGCCCTGGGGCTCGACCTCCGGGCCGCCGACGTCGTGGTCGTGAAGATCGGCTACCTCGAACCCGACCTGTTCGACCTGGCCGCCGACTGGCGTCTGGCCCTCACCCCCGGCGGCGTCGACCAGGACCTGCTGCGGCTGGGGCACCGGAGCCTCGGCGGCCCGGTGTTCCCCTTCGACCCCGACCCGCCCACCCCCGACCTGACCCCCGTCCTGATCCCCTGA